From the Alistipes sp. ZOR0009 genome, the window GTGTGTGGTGGATCGGGCATGTATGTCGAGGCGGTGGTCGAGGCCTACGATCTGCGTCCAGTGCCTCAGAACGACGAGCTGCGTGCCCAGCTCGAGGGCTACACGCTCGAGGAGCTTACCGAGCAGCTGGCTCAGATGAAGTCGTTGCACAACAATACCGACGTAGATACCAAAAAGCGGGCCATCAGGGCAATCGAAATAGCCACCTACTACAGCAGCCATCCCGACGAGAAGGTGTCGTACCCCAAGCTCTCGAACATCTACTTTGGGGTAGATATTGAGCGGGAGCTGCGCCGGCAAAAAATTAGCCAGCGCCTGCGCGATAGGCTAGACGCAGGGATGGTTGACGAGGTTAGAACGCTTATAAATGGTGGCGTAACAATTGACGATTTGATATACTACGGGCTGGAGTATAAGTTTGTTGGCAGCTACCTTGCTGGCCGTATGTCTTATGACGAGATGGTGCAGGGGTTGGAGATTGCCATCCATCAGTTTGCCAAGCGGCAGATGACCTGGTTTAGGGGGATGGAGCGCAAGGGGGCGGTCATTAGCTGGATCGATGCCATGCTTCCACTTG encodes:
- the miaA gene encoding tRNA (adenosine(37)-N6)-dimethylallyltransferase MiaA: MYQKKYDLITIVGPTASGKTTLAVNLALQLGGEVLSADSRQIYRGMDIGTGKDLSEYVVGGRAVPYHLIDIADAGVRYNVFEYQQAFFEAYHDVAQRGKQAVVCGGSGMYVEAVVEAYDLRPVPQNDELRAQLEGYTLEELTEQLAQMKSLHNNTDVDTKKRAIRAIEIATYYSSHPDEKVSYPKLSNIYFGVDIERELRRQKISQRLRDRLDAGMVDEVRTLINGGVTIDDLIYYGLEYKFVGSYLAGRMSYDEMVQGLEIAIHQFAKRQMTWFRGMERKGAVISWIDAMLPLEEKIGLILRKLEE